The following proteins come from a genomic window of Halictus rubicundus isolate RS-2024b chromosome 8, iyHalRubi1_principal, whole genome shotgun sequence:
- the LOC143356571 gene encoding uncharacterized protein LOC143356571 gives MPRKENTKAKTWERDRRKRMNTYFKTLADLLPPHQDGRKRNKVDILIHASKYIKDLHSRTEELFSTHASEAHKEELARLKKLVTQLFSRTQLLSTLLREAGITVPAEPALEKISPLKWSNKLNVEDAEKYFDKLEEIKSSESKKKKSAELKVPSKRKSVNSSQSSTKKLAENSDISKDVNSSIENQENQVNSANSKDECSDAAGNVSESGSKESGCCQTNTSSDASENGPLNVKTNNGLQKVESQKKVKKKVKKKDGKKSATPCVNNSMTNLTPNTLILSGGKLMPLVAPMTSNIIVNAQQPSTNPIILSNTQQNQMFVMQPLTNRVQNVSICNQALINTVQKVTLNTVPSIRTNVVVESQNWASNVKNIINATKIGGHKGILPKGKEVTKTTMAYKVPIPAVHKEKMEKPKETKKEEIKSKGNKNHAKSTKSQQPPETTDENIEREKSGKNEDSNSSQKASLKRSSSVEGGTTDEPADKKQKTNENDESLVKTLTATKTDFAVTCKSIESLRHVIEKIGENTESQDNNHGLIESNEKEAETNTECPVLLCPPNKDVSDSSKSINSIPCENKKVETSDSVSPVAFSEEHLKSNEVVSADTEFNLPEDNALEKSGNNMDSSSSKSPLTEVEEAVQESVDSKQVKEVCNLGTELDNLLQVTPKDSEAVEGTANLESNKIILNLDTNITTTLKPEPSVTVPPDTSTESSSLLPVSIVEDETKLTKTSKDEAPKASLSYNTENSFVPIGNRADGLHSDLSNDIFASLQVPSSSHNSESISPTAAFLMAFPLVSSLNGKTEVLEEDMKEDFKYHSQTPPMLLQIGAMEPNSFKIKTSSPPHSIAEKRLKVACEEKKSQNPPVSEPVASEIIASVECNTATKALPKVVNDEPLRQPYKIVQSVLPTLEKPAASNSFPQTTVYSIASKSASNAINTNTQAGGNSQNQLARSLQNTIPTTENIIDSQIGTSSTSNKTDQASCPVQVSTCDTSVRYSTSQDFLSSYSSVVDNTLTNLQQSSTVCNNGTISEVNPAGLGQSVVPDVSQASLVSQLVNTTTTTIASSLPLQTMEIDYTPQMKDKESRSSRVDYAVDAKDALVDSSIVSNTRLGYTGHVDRVLPASSQSMQQDYAIQPKDTLPILSNQGIQTVYNSQPKNSHVLTTPHSTHNEYVDQNKNLSRKDSIISYSTSNATSRAQSYSKDSIPNSSESHFQHSYQKMKDSESSVSNIVDQDAKLNGMLRSKPQETQDHRHETSYTSSKKIDVDPFAQTFSYGVKDAINSQADQSVLTQNTENMFQGKREDTLSYSSYSNKDIKKNVSSSNPISSKPLIQNVPVSRYSQQPTSFVATSNYEQSTVTDNHTKSTTTVAHSSNFSILSWTTLSPVGGSGNNNLVQFEQGQSQTDNSEQKVICENYNYVPLHKENSNYTGVLANDVYSGNSTVAGIDKSRMKSGMEPQKQSFVDPSKARNIQTNVQPSGKQTRMQSQSSSGSNDYAKFNPENKNKSKYNIESDYIQNEYSGMEQQSAQQQQQQQHGPKNHQSMPQKQDKAVYPMSTYDSQINFDLPEVSTQMKYSVDYTSSNFKYPDKSQQQNQNKYQPLVQGQIPSLQHDSVSYNNNDGKHGQQQSTAKTKTNQQQHAIRAPVNWMMPPEIKHNTNIADMILPPIGKEFDFCQNNLFAQTPSYNQGTPNQFYNNYDVAAHGFPNLPVLQSEPKRTSDVFYSEEQPFPWSPTKTTVHVEQSQPVKGIDQHIVPSSLPTLVGDLNLGTNISEKQNFLFGQVPSRVPSDQSKDPSKDKESNVTGRDFHTVLNSQTIQHPGSVSSFLSVSQLVEHEKAEKSHQQHHQQHHHHPHHHHLSHPHQQQQQQQQQQQARKHQRKSNTSPRGNSKRQMDIRKQTSGNDQLHQRHEEQKSSGHTFSEQGYQQQQQQQQQQQQQQQQQQQQKYQQNNVHWRSRNCKSNYTAEALIGTNSSVHDPIQDKHASIKFTTNYPQNKFQTSLPTADTVMPINYFSNADDGSGYGQMVNQNFNSYTYSSNANIYPTSNFITSISNTPTSYMMPLHDNTDYMEANGFLLSNVATSSTVTSSSTSTVTTSTSNVNSNTKNHQHYAKHPHCDKRIYSTNAKKGKRKGLDGSMQNLEFPLSGINSPSEDYHHSASFLPPPPPPHASPLYQNHPQANVYTKAVNSLPPPSAVAGPQGVPTVGTGGFSMNPNMSRGGIVSSNPMAMSHHPSGTSLTNFNLSTIFPEMNDKITGYKPPNGIATGLTQPPNQTTVYAQRTNYPTNPLCHLPQVSEGSQFGNGVPPPPPPPPPGVIHYKNV, from the exons ATGCCACGAAAGGAGAACAC CAAAGCGAAAACATGGGAGCGAGACAGAAGAAAGCGTATGAACACTTACTTCAAAACCCTGGCAGACCTTCTGCCACCACACCAGGATGGTCGCAAACGCAACAAGGTCGACATCCTGATCCATGCATCAAAGTACATCAAAGACCTCCATAGCCGCACAGAGGAATTGTTCTCTACTCATGCTTCAGAGGCACACA AGGAAGAATTGGCTCGTCTCAAAAAGCTTGTAACCCAGCTGTTCTCTCGCACGCAGTTGTTGTCCACATTGTTGCGAGAGGCTGGGATCACTGTACCTGCAGAACCAGCCCTTGAAAAGATATCCCCATTAAAATGGTCGAATAAACTTAATGTGGAGGATGCAGAGAAGTACTTCGATAAGCTAGAAGAAA TTAAAAGCTCCGAGAGCAAGAAGAAAAAGTCTGCAGAGCTTAAAGTGCCTTCTAAGAGAAAATCTGTGAATTCTTCTCAGTCATCTACGAAAAAGTTGGCAGAGAATAGTGATATTTCTAAGGATGTGAATAGCTCGATTGAGAACCAGGAGAATCAAGTGAATTCTGCGAATAGTAAAGACGAATGTTCCGATGCAGCAGGAAATGTTTCAGAATCTGGGTCGAAGGAGTCTGGATGTTGCCAAACAAACACAA GTTCCGATGCATCGGAGAATGGTCCATTAAATGTTAAAACAAATAATG GATTACAGAAAGTAGAGTCCCAGAAGAAGGTAAAGAAAAAGGTGAAGAAGAAGGATGGAAAAAAATCTGCAACTCCCTGTGTAAACAATTCCATGACTAATTTAACACCGAACACTTTGATATTGTCTGGCGGTAAACTAATGCCTCTGGTAGCACCCATGACGTCGAACATCATCGTGAACGCTCAACAGCCGTCAACAAACCCCATAATCCTCAGCAACACGCAACAGAATCAGATGTTTGTCATGCAACCTTTAACGAACCGTGTGCAGAACGTCTCGATTTGTAACCAGGCTTTGATCAACACTGTACAGAAAGTGACCTTGAATACCGTCCCGAGCATCCGCACGAACGTGGTGGTAGAGTCGCAGAATTGGGCGTCGAATGTCAAGAACATAATCAACGCGACGAAAATCGGTGGTCACAAGGGCATCCTGCCCAAGGGCAAAGAGGTCACGAAGACAACGATGGCGTACAAAGTTCCTATCCCAGCGGTCCATAAAGAGAAAATGGAGAAACCGAAAGAAACTAAGAAGGAAGAGATCAAGTCCAAAGGGAACAAAAATCACGCGAAAAGCACGAAGAGTCAACAGCCCCCGGAAACAACGGACGAAAATATCGAAAGGGAAAAAAGCGGGAAAAACGAGGATTCAAATTCCTCTCAGAAAGCATCTCTTAAGCGATCTTCGAGCGTAGAAGGGGGGACTACCGACGAGCCAGCCGACAAAAAGCAGAAGACAAACGAAAACGATGAGAGCCTTGTTAAGACGCTGACAGCAACAAAGACGGATTTCGCTGTAACTTGTAAATCCATCGAGAGTCTGAGGCACGTGATAGAGAAAATAGGCGAGAATACAGAAAGTCAAGATAACAATCACGGCTTGATAGAATCGAACGAGAAAGAAGCCGAGACCAACACCGAGTGTCCAGTCTTATTATGTCCTCCTAACAAAGACGTATCTGACTCTTCAAAGTCTATAAACAGTATACCGTGTGAAAACAAGAAGGTTGAAACATCAGACAGCGTGTCGCCTGTTGCTTTCTCGGAGGAGCACTTAAAATCCAACGAAGTCGTTTCAGCGGACACCGAGTTCAATCTCCCAGAGGACAACGCGCTTGAAAAATCAGGCAACAATATGGACAGTTCAAGCTCTAAATCCCCACTGACGGAGGTAGAAGAGGCTGTGCAAGAATCCGTGGATTCCAAACAGGTGAAGGAAGTGTGCAACTTGGGCACTGAGCTCGACAACTTGTTGCAGGTCACACCTAAAGACTCTGAAGCCGTCGAAGGGACGGCCAACCTGGAGAGCAATAAAATCATTCTGAACCTCGATACGAATATTACGACGACGTTGAAACCGGAACCGAGTGTGACAGTTCCACCCGACACCAGCACGGAATCATCGTCGCTGCTGCCAGTTAGCATCGTCGAAGACGAGACTAAATTGACTAAGACATCCAAGGACGAGGCACCGAAAGCTTCACTGTCCTACAACACGGAAAACTCTTTCGTGCCTATTGGTAACAGAGCCGACGGCCTCCACTCCGACCTATCCAACGACATATTCGCTTCCCTCCAAGTTCCTTCCAGTTCCCATAACTCGGAATCCATATCACCCACGGCAGCGTTCCTAATGGCGTTCCCGTTGGTGTCGTCTTTGAACGGTAAAACCGAGGTCCTCGAGGAGGACATGAAAGAGGACTTCAAATACCACAGTCAGACTCCGCCGATGCTGTTGCAAATTGGAGCTATGGAGCCCAACAGTTTCAAGATAAAGACGTCATCGCCGCCCCATTCGATCGCCGAGAAACGATTGAAGGTGGCCTGCGAGGAGAAGAAGAGTCAGAATCCTCCTGTAAGCGAGCCCGTGGCCTCGGAGATCATCGCCTCTGTGGAGTGCAACACCGCTACCAAAGCTTTGCCCAAGGTAGTCAACGACGAGCCGCTTAGGCAGCCGTACAAGATAGTACAGAGCGTGCTACCAACCTTGGAAAAGCCTGCAGCTTCTAATTCGTTCCCTCAGACGACCGTGTACTCCATTGCCAGCAAGTCGGCTAGCAACGCGATCAACACGAACACTCAAGCAGGAGGAAACAGCCAGAACCAGCTAGCGAGGAGCCTGCAGAACACCATACCCACTACCGAGAACATCATAGACTCCCAAATTGGTACTTCATCCACTTCGAACAAGACGGATCAGGCTAGTTGCCCGGTTCAAGTGTCCACCTGCGACACCAGTGTCCGCTATTCTACTTCCCAAGACTTTCTGTCGAGTTACTCGAGCGTTGTCGACAACACTCTCACCAATCTGCAACAGAGCTCGACTGTTTGCAACAACGGAACTATCTCTGAAGTGAATCCTGCTGGACTAGGACAGAGTGTGGTCCCTGACGTGTCGCAAGCGTCCTTGGTTTCGCAGCTGGTCAACACAACGACCACCACAATTGCTTCTTCTTTGCCTTTGCAGACCATGGAGATAGACTATACTCCGCAAATGAAGGACAAAGAGTCTCGTAGTTCTCGGGTTGATTACGCGGTCGACGCGAAGGATGCTCTAGTTGATTCCAGCATCGTATCCAACACCAGACTCGGTTATACCGGCCACGTTGACAGAGTTCTTCCCGCGTCGTCTCAAAGCATGCAGCAGGACTACGCTATACAGCCCAAGGACACGCTTCCCATTCTCTCCAACCAGGGTATACAAACCGTCTACAACTCGCAGCCGAAGAACAGCCACGTGTTAACGACTCCGCACAGTACGCACAACGAGTACGTTGATCAGAACAAAAATCTGTCGCGAAAGgactctataatatcttactcAACTAGCAACGCGACCAGCAGAGCTCAAAGTTATTCGAAGGACTCTATACCCAACTCGTCCGAGAGTCATTTCCAACACAGCTACCAGAAAATGAAGGATTCGGAGTCGTCGGTGAGTAACATCGTAGACCAGGACGCGAAGTTGAATGGTATGTTGAGGTCGAAGCCGCAGGAAACGCAGGATCACAGACACGAGACCAGTTACACGTCGTCGAAGAAGATAGACGTTGATCCTTTCGCTCAAACGTTCTCGTACGGGGTGAAGGACGCCATAAACTCGCAGGCTGACCAGAGCGTTCTGACTCAGAACACCGAGAACATGTTCCAGGGAAAGCGGGAGGACACTCTGAGCTACAGTTCCTACTCCAACAAGGACATCAAGAAGAACGTCAGCTCCTCGAATCCTATCAGCAGCAAACCTCTCATTCAAAACGTTCCTGTCTCGCGTTACTCGCAGCAGCCGACTTCCTTCGTCGCCACGTCCAACTACGAACAAAGTACGGTCACTGATAATCACACCAAGTCAACGACCACCGTTGCCCACTCCTCCAACTTCAGCATTCTATCCTGGACCACTTTGTCGCCTGTCGGTGGCAGCGGTAACAACAATCTGGTGCAGTTCGAGCAAGGACAGAGCCAGACGGATAATTCGGAGCAGAAAGTGATCTGCGAGAATTATAATTACGTTCCTCTCCACAAGGAGAACTCCAACTACACCGGTGTGCTGGCGAATGATGTTTACTCCGGTAATTCGACCGTGGCTGGTATAGACAAGTCCAGAATGAAGTCCGGAATGGAACCTCAGAAACAGTCGTTCGTTGATCCTTCGAAAGCGCGGAACATTCAGACGAACGTCCAGCCGTCGGGCAAACAGACTCGCATGCAGAGTCAAAGTTCGTCCGGCAGCAACGACTACGCGAAGTTCAACCCCGAAAATAAGAACAAGTCCAAGTACAACATAGAGTCGGATTATATTCAGAACGAGTACTCCGGGATGGAGCAGCAGTctgcccagcagcagcagcagcagcaacatgGACCAAAGAATCACCAGTCCATGCCTCAAAAGCAGGACAAAGCTGTCTATCCAATGTCGACCTACGATTCCCAGATCAATTTCGACTTGCCAGAGGTCAGCACGCAGATGAAATACTCCGTGGACTACACCAGCTCGAACTTCAAGTATCCGGACAAGTCCCAGCAGCAGAATCAGAACAAGTACCAGCCGTTGGTCCAGGGACAGATCCCCTCTCTTCAGCATGACAGCGTGTCGTATAACAACAACGATGGAAAACACGGGCAACAACAGAGCACTGCGAAGACCAAGACGAATCAACAACAGCACGCTATCAGAGCTCCTGTGAACTGGATGATGCCACCCGAGATCAAGCACAACACCAACATCGCCGACATGATTTTACCACCTATTGGAAAGGAGTTCGATTTTTGCCAGAACAATCTGTTCGCTCAAACTCCGTCGTACAATCAAGGGACGCCTAATCAGTTTTATAATAACTACGATGTGGCGGCTCATGGTTTCCCTAATTTACCGGTGCTGCAGAGCGAACCCAAGAGGACTTCGGACGTGTTTTATTCCGAGGAGCAACCGTTCCCATGGTCTCCCACGAAGACCACCGTTCACGTTGAACAGAGTCAACCGGTGAAAGGCATAGACCAGCACATTGTGCCCTCCAGTCTTCCAACTCTGGTCGGCGACCTGAACTTGGGTACTAATATTTCCGAGAAGCAGAACTTCTTGTTCGGGCAGGTGCCGTCCAGAGTCCCGTCTGACCAGAGCAAAGACCCCAGCAAAGACAAAGAAAGCAACGTCACCGGCCGTGACTTCCATACTGTTTTAAACAGTCAGACTATACAACATCCAGGCTCTGTTTCGTCTTTCCTTTCCGTGAGTCAACTGGTGGAGCACGAGAAGGCTGAGAAGTCTCATCAGCAACACCACCAGCAGCATCATCATCACCCACACCACCACCATCTCTCCCATCCACaccaacaacagcagcaacagcaacaacaacagcaagcTAGGAAGCATCAGAGGAAGAGCAATACCAGTCCTAGAGGAAACAGCAAGCGACAAATGGACATCAGGAAACAGACGTCGGGTAACGATCAGCTCCACCAGAGACACGAGGAGCAAAAGTCATCGGGTCACACCTTCTCCGAGCAAGGGtatcaacagcagcagcagcaacaacaacaacaacaacaacaacaacaacagcaacagcagcaaaaGTATCAACAGAATAATGTTCATTGGAGAAGCAGGAATTGCAAGAGCAATTACACCGCGGAAGCGTTGATAGGAACCAACAGCAGCGTCCACGATCCGATTCAGGACAAGCACGCGTCTATAAAGTTCACCACCAATTATCCTCAGAACAAATTTCAAACTAGTCTACCAACCGCGGACACGGTCATgccaattaattatttttctaacgcAGACGACGGGAGCGGATACGGTCAAATGGTCAATCAGAATTTCAATTCGTACACGTATTCTTCCAACGCTAACATTTACCCTACTTCGAATTTCATAACTAGCATATCTAACACGCCTACCAGTTACATGATGCCGCTGCACGACAACACCGATTATATGGAAGCGAACGGTTTTCTTCTGTCGAACGTGGCAACTTCCTCGACCGTCACCTCGTCCTCTACTTCGACGGTAACCACGTCAACTTCCAATGTAAATAGCAACACGAAGAATCATCAGCATTACGCTAAGCATCCGCACTGCGACAAGAGGATATACTCCACGAACGCGAAAAAGGGGAAAAGGAAAGGTCTGGATGGGAGCATGCAGAACTTGGAGTTCCCTCTATCTGGAATTAACTCGCCATCGGAGGATTATCATCATTCCGCGAGTTTCCTGCCACCACCACCGCCCCCGCACGCCAGCCCTCTTTATCAAAATCATCCGCAAGCGAACGTGTACACCAAAGCTGTAAATAGCTTGCCGCCACCGTCAGCCGTTGCTGGTCCTCAGGGTGTTCCGACCGTCGGGACAGGTGGATTTTCAATGAATCCCAACATGTCAAGGGGAGGAATTGTCTCCAGTAACCCCATGGCCATGAGCCATCATCCCTCTGGCACCAGTCTCACCAACTTCAATTTGAGCACCATATTTCCGGAGATGAACGACAAA ATTACGGGGTACAAACCACCAAATGGTATAGCAACTGGTTTGACACAGCCGCCGAATCAAACCACGGTTTACGCACAAAGAACCAATTATCCGACGAACCCGCTCTGCCATTTGCCACAG GTATCGGAAGGAAGCCAGTTTGGTAATGgcgttcctcctcctcctcctccgcctcctcctgGAGTAATACATTACAAGAATGTGTGA
- the Chld3 gene encoding chitin and LDLR binding deacetylase 3 — MGPMLRSLLLAAFAISAGAARGKEKTEGTPCIDDQKFYRNPNAPARDVWSPAECAKYYLCLDNEVFEFRCSQGLLFDVARQICDFKANVDNCDVTSDTQPPRPLLQNGDCEEGHFACGDGTCFPDAYFCDGSVDCPDGSDEGWCDFRNDPNGASTCDPKNCHLPDCWCSEDGTQVPGNLTASTIPQMITITFDDAVDANNFGLYSMIFSGDRKNPNGCPVRGTFYISHQYTDYRKVQFLWNVGHEIAAHSVTHRGPEDWWSKNATIEDWFDEMVGVANIINKYAAVRLKDIRGLRAPFLRVGWNRQFLMMSEFGFLYDSSMVAPFSDPPFWPYTLDHRPPHDCVGVEQLCPTRAYPGLWELPLNQLLAGGYNCTRLDTCSAELSGEDVYKILMLNFKRHYLSNRAPLGLHLHSSWFRNRVYFDALTKFVDDVLKLKDVYFVTSHQVIEWMRTPTPLSEIERFAPWQCGARQLQPFEIACDSPNSCKLPSRVLKSYRYLYTCFECPKEYPWLRNEFGLE; from the exons ATGGGACCGATGCTGCGCTCGCTGCTCCTCGCCGCGTTCGCCATTTCCG CGGGCGCAGCTCGGGGCAAGGAGAAGACGGAAGGGACGCCTTGTATCGACGACCAAAAATTCTATCGGAACCCGAACGCCCCGGCCCGAGACGTTTGGTCGCCAGCCGAGTGCGCCAAGTATTATCTTTGCTTAG ACAACGAGGTGTTCGAGTTCAGGTGTTCGCAGGGGCTGCTCTTCGACGTCGCCAGGCAGATCTGCGATTTCAAGGCGAACGTGGACAACTGCGACGTCACTTCAG ACACCCAGCCACCCAGACCCCTTCTTCAGAATGGCGACTGCGAGGAGGGGCACTTCGCCTGCGGAGATGGCACCTGTTTCCCGGATGCGTACTTCTGCGACGGAAGCGTCGATTGTCCTGACGGCTCCGACGAAGGCTGGTGTG ACTTCCGGAACGACCCAAACGGAGCATCAACCTGCGATCCGAAGAATTGTCACCTGCCGGATTGCTGGTGTTCCGAGGACGGTACACAGGTGCCAGGTAACCTGACGGCGTCGACGATTCCGCAGATGATAACCATCACCTTCGACGACGCGGTCGACGCGAACAATTTCGGGCTGTACTCGA TGATATTTTCGGGGGACAGAAAAAATCCCAATGGATGTCCTGTCCGGGGCACTTTCTACATCAGCCATCAGTACACCGATTACAGGAAGGTGCAGTTCTTGTGGAACGTTGGACACGAGATCGCTGCGCACTCTGTCAC GCATCGGGGACCAGAAGATTGGTGGTCTAAGAATGCGACTATAGAGGACTGGTTCGACGAAATGGTGGGCGTGGCGAATATCATTAACAAGTATGCTGCAGTTAGGCTGAAAGACATCAGAG GTCTGAGAGCCCCGTTCCTACGCGTCGGTTGGAACCGGCAATTTCTAATGATGTCGGAGTTCGGCTTCCTCTACGACTCGTCGATGGTAGCTCCTTTCTCCGATCCACCGTTCTGGCCGTACACGCTGGACCACAGACCACCTCATGATTGCGTGGGTGTCGAGCAGCTCTGTCCAACCCGTGCATACCCGGGTCTCTGGGAGCTCCCATTAAATCAGCTTTTGGCAGGT GGATACAATTGCACAAGATTGGATACGTGTTCGGCGGAACTGTCCGGCGAAGACGTGTACAAGATATTGATGCTGAACTTCAAGAGGCACTATCTTAGCAACCGAGCCCCGCTGGGCCTGCATCTTCACTCGTCCTGGTTTCGCAACCGTGTATACTTCGACGCTTTAACG AAATTCGTGGACGATGTGCTCAAGTTGAAAGACGTGTACTTTGTGACCAGCCACCAAGTAATAGAGTGGATGCGCACCCCGACACCCCTAAGCGAAATCGAGAGGTTCGCTCCTTGGCAGTGTGGCGCTCGTCAACTTCAACCGTTCGAAATCGCCTGCGATTCACCGAATAGTTGTAAATTGCCGAGCAGAGTGCTCAAGTCTTATCGCTACCTGTATACCTGCTTCGAATGTCCCAAAGAGTATCCGTGGTTAAGGAACGAGTTTGGTTTGGAGTGA
- the Lsm7 gene encoding U6 snRNA-associated Sm-like protein LSm7 isoform X2 has product MSAPKQQQNAHGEPKERKKKESILDLSKYLEKNIRVKFAGGREAAGILKGYDPLLNLVLDNTTEYLRDPDDPYKLNQDTRMLGLVVCRGTSVVLICPVDGMESIQNPFIQQEG; this is encoded by the exons ATGTCT GCGCCAAAACAG CAACAAAATGCCCATGGAGAGcccaaagagagaaagaaaaaggagagCATCCTCGATTTGTCTAAATACTTGGAGAAAAATATTAGGGTGAAATTCGCGGGCGGAAGGGAAGCCGCTGGGATACTCAAAGGGTACGATCCCCTTCTCAATTTGGTGTTGGATAACACTACCGAATATCTTAGAG ATCCTGACGATCCCTACAAGCTGAACCAAGATACTCGCATGCTGGGTCTGGTCGTGTGCAGAGGTACGTCTGTAGTGTTAATCTGTCCGGTGGATGGAATGGAATCTATTCAGAACCCCTTCATACAACAGGAAGGTTAA
- the Lsm7 gene encoding U6 snRNA-associated Sm-like protein LSm7 isoform X1 codes for MSAPKQVKQQNAHGEPKERKKKESILDLSKYLEKNIRVKFAGGREAAGILKGYDPLLNLVLDNTTEYLRDPDDPYKLNQDTRMLGLVVCRGTSVVLICPVDGMESIQNPFIQQEG; via the exons ATGTCT GCGCCAAAACAGGTAAAG CAACAAAATGCCCATGGAGAGcccaaagagagaaagaaaaaggagagCATCCTCGATTTGTCTAAATACTTGGAGAAAAATATTAGGGTGAAATTCGCGGGCGGAAGGGAAGCCGCTGGGATACTCAAAGGGTACGATCCCCTTCTCAATTTGGTGTTGGATAACACTACCGAATATCTTAGAG ATCCTGACGATCCCTACAAGCTGAACCAAGATACTCGCATGCTGGGTCTGGTCGTGTGCAGAGGTACGTCTGTAGTGTTAATCTGTCCGGTGGATGGAATGGAATCTATTCAGAACCCCTTCATACAACAGGAAGGTTAA